The genomic stretch GCTGGGATCCCAGCCGAAATCCAATACATCCACTCTACAGGAAGAAATGTACGAATAGAACTCAAACGTTTGGATTCAGGCTCTTTGATAGAATCTCTCTTGGACCAAAATACGTACAAGGATCTAAACCTTCTCCCTGGCGAAACAGTATACTTGAGGATTCGCAAGGCAAAGGTATACGTGGAAGATTTCTCCATTTAAGTTGGCCGAAGTCTCTTCTCTAACTGATCAAAAAATTTCCTGAAAACGGGGAAAAACAAGCTGCGAAAAGGTCCAAATACAAAGTAGAATCTTATAGAGAATTATCTCCGGAGGCAATCATGTATAGGATTTCCGAAGAAAGCGATCGAGGCTCGGAATTCCCAAAGGTCCGTCTCCTTTTTTCCGGTTCTTTTTTACCTAAGGCTATCTTACTTATTTCAGTTTCTGTCCTTGTCCAATGTGCAAGTCCGTCGGAAACAGTCTCCATTCCGATCACTCCAGTTCCCAGATCGGAGACTAGCCCTTCTTCTAATTTTTTAGATAAATATAATATAGCCTTGCTTAGTTCCGATACTTCTTCGGAAAACCCTCAGGACGAATTAAAGGACATTCTCCTCCGTTCGGAAAGAGTTTCAGTGATCGACAGGCAAAGGACTGCAGATGTATTGAATGAGATCTCCTTGAACCAAACCGGGATCACAGATCCGGCAAACGCTCCTAAGTTAGGAAAGATACTCTCAGCTCAGAAACTAATCTACCTAAAGAACCAAAAGGATCGTTGGAGCGTGGAGCTCGTAGATGTGGAAACTTCCAAATCTGAGTTCCTTCGTTCTTTTAAAAGAGAGAAGTCGGAGAAGACATTCACGGAGCTCTCCGGATTTCTGACCCAGAATCTTCTTCTAAAAAACCTAAGCGTTCTAAAACCGAAAAGCCAAACGATCAAAGTAAGTTTGAATTCTTCCCAAAAGATTTATAGATCGAACGAGCCGGTCTCCTTCTCTATAAACGCATCGGAAGATTGCTATGCGTATTTGATTCTTTTGCAAAGTGACGGAGAAACCTTGCTTTTGTTCCCAAACTCATTTCAGTCGAACAATTTCCTGAAAGCTAACGTCAGACTTCTTATCCCGGATGAAAAGTCGGGCTATATCTTGGCCGCGGGAGAGCCATACGGAACGGATTCCGTAAAGTTGATTGCGTCCAAATCTCAACTGAATTTGTTCCAAACCAAACCTTACGGAGACTCTCCTTTCGGAATCATAGATCGTCCATTTGAGTCCGTTAGTCGCGGTATAAAAATCATACAGACAACGGTGTCTGACGGAGATTGGAATACCTCCGAATTGAGTATCGTTACCTTGGAAAAATAAGTTTCCAAAGAGAATATTAGAGAAATGGAAATTTTTAGGAACATCCTCGGTCTTTCTTTTCAGAAGACAAAAGGAGTACGAAGATGTTCAAGAAATTCATTCTTTCGGGCCTAGTTACCATGATTGCCCTTTCCGCAACCGGCTGCCTCACCACAATAGAACCTGGGCGAGCCGGGATAGTATTTGCGCCTTTCGATAATAAGGTAGAAAAAGATATCCTGCTCGCTGGGAATTATCAGATCCCACCCACAAAAGATGTGATCGTTTACAATCTGCAATGGGAACCGTATAAGGAAACTATCGACGTGATCACTCGAGACGATCTTAGAATAGACGTGGTTGCCTCGATCACTCTTCGTCCCATCCAAGGCCAATTGGTAAGTCTTCACACGGAGGTTGGTCCACAATATTATAACCACGTGGTAAGACAGGATTTTAGGACCAGCGTGAGAAATGCATTCACCAATTATCCTATGATCCAGATCTCTAAGAATAATCAGCAGATCGTTAAGGAGATCAAGGCAATGATGGAGGACAAATTAAGTTCCCGTCATATTGAGATCAACAATGTGAACATAGACGATATTTCTTTTAGCCAACAGATCATGGACGCTATCCAGAAGAAACTTACAAAAGAACAAGAACTCGAGACCATGAAATTCGAGATCGCTATTCAGAAAAAAGACAACGAGATCGCGAGAATGAATGCTCAGAGAGACGCCGAAATCGTAAGCATCAAGGCAAAGGCAGAAGCGGATGCGATCAAGATCGTAAACGAAGCAATCTCTTCCAAATACATCCAATATAAGGCGTATGATAACCCTCAGAACAAGTTGATCTTTGTTCCAGTGGGTCCGAACGGATTACCAGTGACAGTTCGAATGAATGTAAACGAACCTACCGGAACCGTAAAATCACAGACTAAAGCAAATACGGTCGGATCCTTTTCCAGCACAAAACAGAATCAGATCAATTCTGACGACGATAACAACTAACGCGAGGATCGAACGATGAGGATCTTTTTCTTGGCAGCATGTTTCATTTTAAGCGCAGGGCTACTTGCCTTAGATAATCCATTTCATCCTGCCTGGAAAGAATCCTCAGCGATCACTGCATTTACTGATCTTGGAAACGGAAGCATTGCCACCGGATTAGAGAATAAGACTGTTCTAGTTTGGAATCTTACGAATCGAAAATTCAAAGCGTTAACCTCCAACACTTCTATTATTTCCTCCATTGCGTATTCTAATCCATCAGGCAAGATTGCCTACCAATCCGATGAGAGTAAGATCAAGATACTCTCTCCCGATCTGGAAACGAATCTAGAAATTCCGAACTCTCTTGGATCAATTACTTCTTTGGATTTTTCTCCAGACGGTCTTAGATTGTTAGGAGGAGATGAGAATGGTAGAGTGAGGATCTGGGATCTGAGTGGAAAGATGAGAGCAAATTTTCAGGCTCATTCCCTCTCGATCACTTCGATTCAATTCTCTCCGGATGGAAAATCATTTCTGACTGCAAGCGAAGATGGGACCGCTGTACTTTGGAGTCTGGAGGGAACCCAGATCAAGATACTGGATACGAGAGAAAGTCCAATCTTATGCGCTAAGATCTCCAAGGATGGATTGAAAGTGGCTACCGGAGGAGACGACGGGAAAATCAGAGAGATAACAATCGAAAATGGAAAGAAAAACGAGATAGGACAACATACCTCATCGGTTAGATCCATAACATATTCAAAAAACGGAAAGTTTATCCTAAGCTCTTCGGAAGATCTTACGGCAAAGATCTGGGATACCAAGGCGGGCCTGAAGGCTGTTTTAAGTGGACATTCGGACACTGTGAATCAGGCAATCTTTATCAATAACGAAAAGCAAGTTCTCACAGGAAGCGATGATGGAACGCAAAAGATATTCGATACAAATGGAAAGGAGCTCGCAAATATAGTCTTAACGGACAAGGGAAAGATCGTATTCGATCCGAGCGGTGGATTCGATTATGACTCTGAATTTTTAGAAAGTTATTTTTATTTTAATACGGAGAATACAGACGTACATTCCGGTCTGGATTCCTTCTATAGCCTTTTCTTTTCTCCGGGTCTTATTCAAAAGATCTTTCATGGCAGATTGGAAACAAGGCCAAGCGTTTCGGATCTGATCAACACTTCTCCTCCTCCTAAAGTAGATATCCGCTTAGAACCTTCTCCCGATCGAGAAACAGTTTCTATTTCCGTAAAAGCTTGTGACGAAGGCGGAGGGGTCGGAGATCTATATTTATATCATAATGATTCTTTAGTTTCCTTAGAAACTTCTAGGGCAATCCGCTTGATCCCGGGAGATAATTGCATCCATAAGACATTCTCGCCGGATCTTTCTTCCGGAGAAAATTACTTCAGGGTTTCCAGTGCAAGTAAGGCCGGCATAGTCGGATACTCCAAAATGGTCTCCTTTCATAAAACATTATCAGAATCTAAATTACCTAAGCTTCATTTAGTTCTTCTTGCAGTAGATGACTACAAAGGAAAGAGTATGGATCTTAGATATGCAGTCAAGGATGCATTGGCACTCTCCAATGCAGAAGCATTCAAAAAGAAAAATATATTCTCTTCTACTAAGATCTATACTGCTTACGATGCTAAAGCAAATAAGAAGGGAATTCTTTCTATTTTTGAAGAAGTTGCCAAGGAATCTGCACCCGAGGATCTATTGCTGGTCTTTATTGCAGGACATGGCGCGAATAAGGATGGCAAATTCTATTTTCTCACTTCTAACTTCGATCCGGAGAATCCGAATTATTCGGAGAACGGTTTTAGCCAGGAAGATTTTGTTTCCTCCATTGCAAAGGTGAATGCTACGAGAAAGCTTCTCATCTTCGACACCTGCGATTCCGGTGGAGAATGGACCACTCAATTCAAGGAGTTGGGAAATCTTGCCAAGTCGGCTGGGCTTTGCGTCATTGCATCTACATTAGAAAAAGAAGATGCCTATGAATCTTCTGCATTGGAGCACGGAGTATTTACTACTGCCTTATTAGAAGGATTAGGTGGAAGAGCAAACACGAACGGAAAAATTACAGCGTCCGGTTTGATCTCGTATATCAACCTAAGAGTGCCGGAGATCGCGAAGTCTGTGATCAAGAAGGAACAGTTTCCGTATTCTTCTCAAAGAGGCAGAGACTTCGTGATCGCCGAATGATTATTTAGATAGGATCTCGGTTCCGCTTCCGTTCCCCCAGGTGCCCTCCAATCTTGTTCCTCCGTTTTTAACAGTATAGATCACTGGATATGTATCTCCCCAATCCACGGTGAGAGTATTTCCATTCAAGGATCCTGTACCGGAGAACGTGTTACCGACACTCCATTCAAAATTATAAGTACCGTCATCATTCAAGGTCACAGCCACAGATCCTTTGTATCTGCTTCCATCCGGATTGGTTCCGGTTACCTTGTATGTTCCGTATATATTCAAGTCTTGTGCGTTCGTATGGGAAAAGGAAACGATTAACACAAGGACCGTTGCCAATGCCAAGATCCTAGCCTTGGGATTTCTAAACATGCTATCCTCCTAAGAGAGGCAAAATCTAATCATAGATCCGGATCTTATCAAGATTTTTCCAGGAGAAAGAAAAACATTTATTTCCAAAGTAGAACTTCTCTAAGCACAGGAATCCAATCCTCGGACAATCCATTTACGTGAATCCAAAGGATCAATGACTGCATCTATCTCCAGATACGAAGCCATATTGATCGCCTTCCCTCTTTCATACGCCTCTGCAACCAAGCGCTCGAATAGGATCTGTCTTTCCTTCCAATCTTTCACTTCGGCTAATTCCTTTTGGAAACCAGTCCGAATCTCTCCTTCAATTCCCATTGCACCAAATTCACCCGTAGGCCATGAAATTGTAAAGACAGGAGCGTGAAAACTACCAGCGGCCATTGCCATCGCACCGAGGCCATATCCTTTTCGAAGAATGATCGTAAATACAGGAACCTTTAATGAAGCACCGGCTGCAAAAAGCTCGGCGGCTTTTCGAACTAATCCCTTTTTCTCCACATCCGGACCGACCATAAATCCAGGAGTATCACAAAGAAATAATACAGGTATTTTGAATGTATTGCAGAAATCCAGGAATTTGGACGACTTATCCGCTGCCTCAGCATCGATCGCGCCACCAAGATGAGTGGGATCATTCGCAACGAGCCCCAATGCTCTTCCTTCTATCCTGATAAAGGAAGTAACGATACCTTTTGCAAAATCTCTCTGGAGCTCTAACACCGAATCTTGATCGGCCAGGATATCTATCAATTTTCGAATATCATACGAACGCAAACGATTCTCAGGAATGCAATTTCTAAGTGCTCTTTGATCGGAAGATTCGAATTGCCTGAGATCTCCCTGAAAATAAGAAAGGGCCTTCTTGGCAATCCTTACTCCTTCAACTTCATTCGAAACTAATACATCGATCACTCCATTCCTTGTTTGTATGCTCGCAGGCCCGATCTCCTCTGCTGAGAAATTTCCGAGTCCTCCCCCTTTCACCATGACGGGGCCACCCATTCCTATATTAGAATCTTCTGTTGCTATTCTAATATCACTCGCACCGAATAAGGCTGCGTTTCCAGCAAAGCATCTTCCTGCATTCACTGCGATCCTGGGTAAGATGCCTTTCAAGCCTGCATATTGGCGGAATGTATGCAAATCTAAACCTGCAACGGCAGGCACATCTACTTCTCCAGGACGTCCACCTCCTCCTTCCGTAAAGAAAACAAGAGGAAGTCTCTGCTCCTTTACCATTTGCAAGAAGCGATCCGTTTTCTTATGATTCATTGCTCCTTGCGTTCCCATAAAAACCGTATAATCATAAGCTAATACAGAAATTCTTGATTTATTTGCCTCGAAGAAAGTTCCATTTGCCGTTCCAAGACCGGCTACGAGACCGTCGGCTGGACTTAATTTAATTAATTCATCTAAAGATCTTCGGCGGCGCTGCGCAGCCAAAGCCAAGGCACCATATTCTATAAAACTTCCAGGATCGCAAAGATCTGCAATATTCTCTCTTGTAGTTCTTTGTCCTCTTTTGTGGCGTTTAGAAACCGCTTGTGCTCTCGCCGTATCCTCATTCACAGAGAGTCTATCTTTAACTTCCTGCAAATCCGGACGGATACGATCCAAGTCTACAGAAATATCTTCAGTATGATGCTCTTCTTCTGTATCCGACTTACGGATAAGAAGTAAGGTCTGAGATTCAGAGACTGTGTCTTCTGCAGAAGCAAGTATGCTTTCCACATATCCACTGATCTCAGAATTCAATACGTGCTCCATCTTCATCGAAGAAAGAACCGCTAATTTCTGCCCCTTACGAATAAAGTCTCCTTCCGAAGGACTCACCTCGACAAGCCGCCCTGCCATTGGAGAAGAAAACCGAAACATACCGTCCGGCAAAACTTCTTCCTCTTCTCGCTTCGCTTTGCTGGAGATATTTTGCTCCGATTCGAAAGGAAATTGCCTAGGATCCGCAACCTTAGATTTCAATAAATCGGAGATCTTTTCTTGGATGAATTGAGTATGAACGGAATACTCTTGGACTTCTTTGGATTGAAGTATGTTTTGAAGAAGATCCAAATTTGTAGGAACCCCTACAATCCGAAACTCACTCAAGGCACGCAAAGAAGAAGATAATAAATTCGTAAAGTTCTCATTCTTAGAGCGAACAATCAACTTAGCGAGTAGTGAATCATAATTCGGATTAATCTCGTAACCTGAATAAGCGACACTATCCACTCGTATTCCAGGCCCGCTACTCGGCTCAAACAAACGGATCTTTCCGGAAGAAGGACGAGTATTCCCCTTCTCATCCAGTATCTCCGAATTGATCCGGATCTGGATCGCATATCCTTTAGGAGAAGGAATGGAGTCTTGGGCCAAATCCAAGTCTTTCAGAAGGTTTCCTGAAGCGATTTGCATTTGCAATTGAACCAAATCCAATCCGGTAATCTCTTCCGTGACAGTGTGCTCCACTTGCAGACGCGGATTCGCTTCCATGAAATAAATGTTTTCTTGATTTTCCGGATCTAAAAGAAATTCGAAAGTTCCCAAACTCTTATATTTCAAATACTGAGCGATCTTTTTGGAATAAGAAAGGATCTTCTCTCTTGCCGAAGAAGAAAGAAAAGGAGCCGGTGCAATTTCAATCAGCTTTTGATTTCGTCTTTGCAGGGAACAATCTCTTTCCCAAAGATGAACAATCTCTCCGGATCCATCTCCTAAAATCTGAGCCTCGATATGCCTTGCTTTAGGAAGAAATTTCTCTAAATATAAATTAGAATTTCCGAATGCAGATTGCGCCTCATCGGAACAAGCTTTGAACAAATCGGCCAATTCCTCCTTCTTCAGAACGACTCGGATCCCTCTTCCACCTCCGCCAGACAAGGCTTTGATCATGATCGATCCCTGTTCCGAAAAAAATCGTTTCGTGTCTTCTAAACTTACGACGCTCCGAACCCCCGGTAACACAGGAATATGTAATTTTTCAGCAAGCCGAAGAGCCTCTATCTTATCCCCGAGCAATTTCAATGCAGAAGAATTCGGGCCTATAAAAACTATTTCCGATCTTTCGCATTTCTCCGCGAACTCATGGTTCTCGCTTAAAAAGCCATAGCCAGGATGAACGGAATCGCAGCGATTCTCCTTTGCTATTCTTAAGATCTGTTCCTGATCCAAATAGGCAGGAACTCCTACTCCCTTTAAAGGTTTGGAAAGATCCGTCGCCAATCTATGTCTTGAATTAAGATCATCTTCCGAATAAATAGATAAGGTTTGAATTCCTAACTCGGCAGCAGCACGAGCGATCCGAAGAGAGACTTCTCCCCGATTTGCGATTAAAAGTTTGGACAATTTCATATAAACTGCGCAGCAATTTCTCCGAAAACTAACTGAGGTCGATCCATTTTCAGGCCTGGCCCCTTTGTTTGGAAGCAAAACGAATCAGAGAAA from Leptospira semungkisensis encodes the following:
- a CDS encoding acetyl-CoA carboxylase family protein, with the protein product MKLSKLLIANRGEVSLRIARAAAELGIQTLSIYSEDDLNSRHRLATDLSKPLKGVGVPAYLDQEQILRIAKENRCDSVHPGYGFLSENHEFAEKCERSEIVFIGPNSSALKLLGDKIEALRLAEKLHIPVLPGVRSVVSLEDTKRFFSEQGSIMIKALSGGGGRGIRVVLKKEELADLFKACSDEAQSAFGNSNLYLEKFLPKARHIEAQILGDGSGEIVHLWERDCSLQRRNQKLIEIAPAPFLSSSAREKILSYSKKIAQYLKYKSLGTFEFLLDPENQENIYFMEANPRLQVEHTVTEEITGLDLVQLQMQIASGNLLKDLDLAQDSIPSPKGYAIQIRINSEILDEKGNTRPSSGKIRLFEPSSGPGIRVDSVAYSGYEINPNYDSLLAKLIVRSKNENFTNLLSSSLRALSEFRIVGVPTNLDLLQNILQSKEVQEYSVHTQFIQEKISDLLKSKVADPRQFPFESEQNISSKAKREEEEVLPDGMFRFSSPMAGRLVEVSPSEGDFIRKGQKLAVLSSMKMEHVLNSEISGYVESILASAEDTVSESQTLLLIRKSDTEEEHHTEDISVDLDRIRPDLQEVKDRLSVNEDTARAQAVSKRHKRGQRTTRENIADLCDPGSFIEYGALALAAQRRRRSLDELIKLSPADGLVAGLGTANGTFFEANKSRISVLAYDYTVFMGTQGAMNHKKTDRFLQMVKEQRLPLVFFTEGGGGRPGEVDVPAVAGLDLHTFRQYAGLKGILPRIAVNAGRCFAGNAALFGASDIRIATEDSNIGMGGPVMVKGGGLGNFSAEEIGPASIQTRNGVIDVLVSNEVEGVRIAKKALSYFQGDLRQFESSDQRALRNCIPENRLRSYDIRKLIDILADQDSVLELQRDFAKGIVTSFIRIEGRALGLVANDPTHLGGAIDAEAADKSSKFLDFCNTFKIPVLFLCDTPGFMVGPDVEKKGLVRKAAELFAAGASLKVPVFTIILRKGYGLGAMAMAAGSFHAPVFTISWPTGEFGAMGIEGEIRTGFQKELAEVKDWKERQILFERLVAEAYERGKAINMASYLEIDAVIDPLDSRKWIVRGLDSCA
- a CDS encoding LIC10280 family protein, which translates into the protein MFRNPKARILALATVLVLIVSFSHTNAQDLNIYGTYKVTGTNPDGSRYKGSVAVTLNDDGTYNFEWSVGNTFSGTGSLNGNTLTVDWGDTYPVIYTVKNGGTRLEGTWGNGSGTEILSK
- a CDS encoding DUF4384 domain-containing protein → MYRISEESDRGSEFPKVRLLFSGSFLPKAILLISVSVLVQCASPSETVSIPITPVPRSETSPSSNFLDKYNIALLSSDTSSENPQDELKDILLRSERVSVIDRQRTADVLNEISLNQTGITDPANAPKLGKILSAQKLIYLKNQKDRWSVELVDVETSKSEFLRSFKREKSEKTFTELSGFLTQNLLLKNLSVLKPKSQTIKVSLNSSQKIYRSNEPVSFSINASEDCYAYLILLQSDGETLLLFPNSFQSNNFLKANVRLLIPDEKSGYILAAGEPYGTDSVKLIASKSQLNLFQTKPYGDSPFGIIDRPFESVSRGIKIIQTTVSDGDWNTSELSIVTLEK
- a CDS encoding prohibitin family protein; this encodes MFKKFILSGLVTMIALSATGCLTTIEPGRAGIVFAPFDNKVEKDILLAGNYQIPPTKDVIVYNLQWEPYKETIDVITRDDLRIDVVASITLRPIQGQLVSLHTEVGPQYYNHVVRQDFRTSVRNAFTNYPMIQISKNNQQIVKEIKAMMEDKLSSRHIEINNVNIDDISFSQQIMDAIQKKLTKEQELETMKFEIAIQKKDNEIARMNAQRDAEIVSIKAKAEADAIKIVNEAISSKYIQYKAYDNPQNKLIFVPVGPNGLPVTVRMNVNEPTGTVKSQTKANTVGSFSSTKQNQINSDDDNN
- a CDS encoding caspase family protein, with amino-acid sequence MRIFFLAACFILSAGLLALDNPFHPAWKESSAITAFTDLGNGSIATGLENKTVLVWNLTNRKFKALTSNTSIISSIAYSNPSGKIAYQSDESKIKILSPDLETNLEIPNSLGSITSLDFSPDGLRLLGGDENGRVRIWDLSGKMRANFQAHSLSITSIQFSPDGKSFLTASEDGTAVLWSLEGTQIKILDTRESPILCAKISKDGLKVATGGDDGKIREITIENGKKNEIGQHTSSVRSITYSKNGKFILSSSEDLTAKIWDTKAGLKAVLSGHSDTVNQAIFINNEKQVLTGSDDGTQKIFDTNGKELANIVLTDKGKIVFDPSGGFDYDSEFLESYFYFNTENTDVHSGLDSFYSLFFSPGLIQKIFHGRLETRPSVSDLINTSPPPKVDIRLEPSPDRETVSISVKACDEGGGVGDLYLYHNDSLVSLETSRAIRLIPGDNCIHKTFSPDLSSGENYFRVSSASKAGIVGYSKMVSFHKTLSESKLPKLHLVLLAVDDYKGKSMDLRYAVKDALALSNAEAFKKKNIFSSTKIYTAYDAKANKKGILSIFEEVAKESAPEDLLLVFIAGHGANKDGKFYFLTSNFDPENPNYSENGFSQEDFVSSIAKVNATRKLLIFDTCDSGGEWTTQFKELGNLAKSAGLCVIASTLEKEDAYESSALEHGVFTTALLEGLGGRANTNGKITASGLISYINLRVPEIAKSVIKKEQFPYSSQRGRDFVIAE